The Manihot esculenta cultivar AM560-2 chromosome 11, M.esculenta_v8, whole genome shotgun sequence genome includes a region encoding these proteins:
- the LOC110607556 gene encoding zinc finger BED domain-containing protein RICESLEEPER 2-like: protein MESQNDQMLQSTSDSNQTNTDASTETTTSSKAKRKSVKPRSAVWDHFTKFVSDEGELKGTLTTWKYDDNAIRKALVHMIIIDELPFRFVEGEVFRSFMRAICPRFRIPSRWTISRDCYDLFIEERSKLKSFFKKNCQRVSLTTDTWTSLQRINYMCITAHFIDNDWKLHKRIINFCPISSHKGEAVGRAIETCLLEWGLDKVFTVTVDNASSNDVAICYLKKKLANWGVSVANSTYLHMRLMKVRDAVRYIRSSPTRLKRFKECVLHEKIESKSSLCLDVPTRWNSTYLMLNTAQKYERAFERYESQDPMFKIDMGENDIPDYYDWTQVRKMADMLTHFYELTLRISGSRYVTSNLFFSEISDLAFILNQWINSNDFDMKSMGERMKVKFDNYWGDVDKMNKIIYFVVVLDPRDKFEFMVYSFSQMYGKEKGVELFNKVKSYLFDLFNEYKKVYQPNVEQFNDNSSQQLSGSCSTTDSINPKPKFFLKHHYKKQKLEESGGFDSKTELEVYLSEAIQEEKEDFDVMKWWKINSERFPILGKMARDILVIPISTVASESAFSTGGRVLDSFRSSLTPKIVEGLICVQDWIRPLNIQVNVEEDLDELEKLEEDFSLLNMFQVSTQHFVGSDSDMLLKAVVDLIFC, encoded by the exons ATGGAGTCACAAAATGATCAGATGCTCCAAAGTACTAGTGATTCGAATCAAACTAATACTGACGCTTCAACAGAAACAACCACATCATCAAAAGCAAAGAGAAAATCAGTAAAGCCAAGGTCTGCAGTTTGGGATCACTTCACAAAATTCGTTAGTGATGAAGGTGAATTAAAAG GCACTCTTACTACTTGGAAGTATGATGATAATGCAATTAGGAAGGCCCTTGTCCATATGATAATCATTGATGAATTGCCTTTTAGATTTGTAGAAGGAGAAGTTTTTAGAAGCTTCATGAGAGCAATTTGTCCTAGATTTAGGATTCCCTCTCGTTGGACAATTTCACGTGATTGTTATGATTTGTTTATTGAGGAGAGATCAAAATTGAAatctttttttaagaaaaattgtcAAAGAGTGAGCCTTACTACAGATACATGGACATCATTGCAACGCATTAATTACATGTGCATAACTGCTCACTTTATTGACAATGATTGGAAGTTGCATAAGAGAATCATTAATTTTTGTCCCATTTCAAGTCATAAAGGTGAAGCAGTAGGTAGAGCAATTGAGACTTGCTTGCTAGAGTGGGGGTTGGATAAAGTGTTCACTGTTACAGTTGACAATGCTAGTTCTAATGATGTGGCCATATGTTATTTGAAAAAGAAGCTTGCTAATTGGGGTGTTAGTGTTGCTAACTCTACTTACTTGCATATGAGAT TGATGAAAGTACGAGATGCAGTAAGATATATCAGGAGTTCTCCAACTAGATTGAAGAGATTTAAGGAGTGTGTGCTTCatgaaaaaattgaaagcaaatctTCATTATGTTTAGATGTGCCAACTAGATGGAATTCAACTTACCTGATGTTAAATACAGCTCAAAAATATGAAAGGGCATTTGAGAGGTACGAGTCACAAGATCCTATGTTTAAAATTGATATGGGAGAGAATGACATACCTGACTATTATGATTGGACACAAGTTAGGAAGATGGCAGATATGTTGACTCATTTTTATGAGCTCACTTTGCGTATCTCGGGCTCTAGGTATGTCACATCAAACCTATTTTTCAGTGAGATTAGTGACTTAGCCTTTATTTTAAATCAATGGATTAATAGCAATGATTTTGATATGAAATCCATGGGGGAAAGAATGAAGGTTAAATTTGACAATTATTGGGGAGATGtggataaaatgaataaaattatctattttgTAGTTGTTCTTGACCCTCGTGACAAATTTGAGTTTATGGTGTATTCTTTCTCCCAAATGTATGGTAAAGAGAAAGGTGTAGAGCTATTTAATAAGGTCAAGAgttatttatttgatttgttcaatGAATACAAAAAAGTGTATCAACCTAATGTTGAGCAATTCAATGATAATAGTTCACAACAATTAAGTGGGAGTTGCTCTACTACCGATTCAATAAACCCTAAGCCTAAATTCTTTTTGAAGCATCACTATAAGAAGCAGAAGTTGGAGGAATCTGGTGGGTTTGATTCAAAAACAGAGTTAGAGGTGTATCTAAGTGAGGCAATTCAAGAGGAAAAGgaggattttgatgtcatgaaATGGTGGAAAATAAATTCTGAAAGGTTTCCTATTCTAGGAAAAATGGCTAGAGATATATTAGTAATTCCAATTTCCACAGTTGCCTCAGAGAGTGCATTCAGTACTGGTGGAAGAGTGCTAGATTCCTTTAGGAGTTCCCTAACTCCTAAAATTGTTGAGGGCCTGATATGTGTGCAAGATTGGATTCGTCCAT